The Stomoxys calcitrans chromosome 3, idStoCalc2.1, whole genome shotgun sequence genome includes a region encoding these proteins:
- the LOC131996301 gene encoding histone H3, producing MARTKQTARKSTGGKAPRKQLATKAARKSAPATGGVKKPHRFRPGTVALREIRRYQKSTELLIRKLPFQRLVREIAQDFKTDLRFQSSAVMALQEASEAYLVGLFEDTNLCAIHAKRVTIMPKDIQLARRIRGERA from the coding sequence atggctcgtactaagcaaactgcccgtaaatctactggtggcaaagcccctcgtaagcaattggctaccaaagctgctcgtaagagcgcaccagccaccggtggtgttaagaagccacatcgtttccgccctggtaccgttgctttgcgtgaaatccgtcgctaccagaagagtactgagttgttgatccgcaaattgcctttccaacgtttggttcgtgaaattgcccaagatttcaagactgacttgcgtttccagagctctgctgtcatggccttgcaagaagctagcgaagcctacttggtcggtctcttcgaagataccaacttgtgtgccatccatgccaagcgtgtcaccatcatgcccaaggatatccaattggccagacgtattcgtggagaacgtgcttaa
- the LOC131995524 gene encoding histone H1-like produces MSDAAVVEATASPVAAVEKKAPKKAAAKAKKPSAAPSHPPTQQMVDAAIKTLKERGGSSLPAIKKYLASTYKVDAVKLAPFIKKYLKSAVASGKLIQTKGKGASGSFKLSPSASKEPKAKSAEKKKKVPAGDKKKKAAAPKKAAGEKKAAAKKPSAAKKTAEKKKTEKAKAKTAKKTGTVKAKPAKTAAKASATKPKAPKAKTTAAKPKKAAAAKKPAAKKTAAKK; encoded by the coding sequence atgtctgacgccgccgttgttgaagccaccgcatctccagtcgccgctgttgagaaaaaggcacctaagaaagccgctgccaaggcaaagaaaccctctgctgccccaagccatccaccaacccaacaaatggtcgatgctgccatcaaaacattgaaagaacgtggtggttcctcattgcctgccatcaagaaatacttggccagcacatacaaagttgatgctgtaaaattggccccattcatcaagaagtacttgaagagcgctgttgctagtggaaaattgatccaaactaaaggtaagggtgcctccggttcattcaaattgtccccatctgcctcgaaggaacctaaagcaaagagcgctgaaaagaagaagaaggtcccagccggtgataagaaaaagaaggcagcagcacccaaaaaggcagccggtgaaaagaaagccgctgcaaagaagccttccgctgctaaaaagaccgccgagaagaagaagaccgaaaaggccaaggctaaaactgccaaaaagacaggtacagttaaagctaaacccgcaaaaacagccgccaaagcatcagccactaaaccaaaggcacccaaggcaaaaaccaccgctgccaagcccaaaaaggctgccgcagcaaagaagccagctgccaagaagaccgccgctaagaagtaa
- the LOC131996381 gene encoding histone H2B.1/H2B.2, translated as MPPKASGKAAKKAGKAQKNITKGDKTKRRTKRKESYAIYIYKVLKQVHPDTGISSKAMSIMNSFVNDIFERIAAEASRLAHYNKRSTITSREIQTAVRLLLPGELAKHAVSEGTKAVTKYTSSK; from the coding sequence atgcctccaaaagccagtggtaaagcagcaaagaaggccggcaaagcccaaaagaacatcactaagggtgacaagaccaagagacgcaccaagcgtaaggagagttatgctatctacatttacaaagtgttgaagcaagtccatcccgatactggtatctcctcaaaggccatgagcatcatgaacagtttcgtcaacgatatctttgaacgtatcgccgccgaagcctcccgtttggctcactacaacaagcgttccaccatcaccagtcgggaaatccaaactgccgtccgtctattattgcccggtgagttggctaagcacgctgtcagtgaaggtaccaaagccgttactaagtacaccagctccaagtaa
- the LOC131995557 gene encoding histone H1-like, with amino-acid sequence MSDAAVVEATASPVAAVEKKAPKKAAAKAKKPSAAPSHPPTQQMVDAAIKTLKERGGSSLPAIKKYLASTYKVDAVKLAPFIKKYLKSAVASGKLIQTKGKGASGSFKLSPSASKEPKAKSAEKKKKVPAGDKKKKAAAPKKAAGEKKAAAKKPSAAKKTAEKKKTEKAKAKTAKKTGTVKAKPAKTAAKASATKPKAPKAKTTAAKP; translated from the coding sequence atgtctgacgccgccgttgttgaagccaccgcatctccagtcgccgctgttgagaaaaaggcacctaagaaagccgctgccaaggcaaagaaaccctctgctgccccaagccatccaccaacccaacaaatggtcgatgctgccatcaaaacattgaaagaacgtggtggttcctcattgcctgccatcaagaaatacttggccagcacatacaaagttgatgctgtaaaattggccccattcatcaagaagtacttgaagagcgctgttgctagtggaaaattgatccaaactaaaggtaagggtgcctccggttcattcaaattgtccccatctgcctcgaaggaacctaaagcaaagagcgctgaaaagaagaagaaggtcccagccggtgataagaaaaagaaggcagcagcacccaaaaaggcagccggtgaaaagaaagccgctgcaaagaagccttccgctgctaaaaagaccgccgagaagaagaagaccgaaaaggccaaggctaaaactgccaaaaagacaggtacagttaaagctaaacccgcaaaaacagccgccaaagcatcagccactaaaccaaaggcacccaaggcaaaaaccaccgctgccaagccc
- the LOC131996117 gene encoding histone H4-like: protein MTGRGKGGKGLGKGGAKRHRKVLRDNIQGITKPAIRRLARRGGVKRISGLIYEETRGVLKVFLENVIRDAVTYTEHAKRKTVTAMDVVYALKRQMTGRGKGGKGLGKGGAKRHRKVLRDNIQGITKPAIRRLARRGGVKRISGLIYEETRGVLKVFLENVIRDAVTYTEHAKRKTVTAMDVVYALKRQGRTLYGFGG, encoded by the exons atgactggtcgtggtaaaggtggcaaaggcttgggaaaaggtggcgctaaacgtcatcgtaaagtgttgcgtgataacatccaaggtatcaccaagcctgcaatcagacgtttggctcgtcgtggcggtgtaaagcgtatctctggattgatttacgaagaaacccgtggtgtcctgaaggtgtttttggaaaacgttattcgtgatgctgtcacctacactgaacacgctaagcgtaaaaccgtcaccgctatggatgtcgtctacgctttgaagagacaa atgactggtcgtggtaaaggtggcaaaggcttgggaaaaggtggcgctaaacgtcatcgtaaagtgttgcgtgataacatccaaggtatcaccaagcctgcaatcagacgtttggctcgtcgtggcggtgtaaagcgtatctctggattgatttacgaagaaacccgtggtgtcctgaaggtgtttttggaaaacgttattcgtgatgctgtcacctacactgaacacgctaagcgtaaaaccgtcaccgctatggatgtcgtctacgctttgaagagacaaggccgcactttgtacggtttcggcggttaa